The following are encoded together in the Planctomycetota bacterium genome:
- a CDS encoding NAD(P)/FAD-dependent oxidoreductase, giving the protein MWCGGAEWSGVGPHGRPFDSLPARTYSCRVTRSATTPTATPAATPSQVDVVIVGAGHNGLVAAAMLAKQGLKVTVVEERAMIGGATKTEYPFARVPKLGTSTASYLLGVMQPEIIARTGANIPVLRRDPHYFLPTLDGRYLLFGSDQAAMKQQFLSMFSLRDWQANQALAEEVGKLRDDLAPSWLEEPVSVEATADIYIRPELREVFVKLVTGTVEDYLHRFGFQSELLLAMYAVTDGFSGLSGSFGTPGTGMNFLVHNMCRLPKADGTWMVAKGGMGTVANAFADVAKKHGATILTSAPVARIVMTGERATGVTLVDGREITARAVLVNADPFRLREMVGRAALPEKLNARMDDFIRTGTTMKINMALKGLPKFKCLPEDRGQHNGTMHLLPQGKHPIADIKAGFEKVMRGELAEFPTIEWYIHTQVDPSLQDAAGHHNSAFFIQWVPYEIKGSTWEAEENRYVNHIFSIAEQFCPGFSDSVLDTYVLTPKRIERDIGIRYGHIHHVDNTYGFDQRMPYATGVDGLYSCSAGCHPAGSVIGAAGHNAAVRVAKELGVRAK; this is encoded by the coding sequence ATGTGGTGTGGAGGGGCTGAATGGAGCGGCGTTGGGCCACATGGGCGGCCTTTCGACAGTCTGCCCGCTCGCACTTACTCTTGCCGCGTGACCCGATCCGCGACCACCCCAACTGCAACGCCAGCCGCCACGCCCTCTCAAGTTGATGTCGTGATTGTTGGAGCGGGGCACAACGGACTTGTCGCGGCGGCCATGCTTGCCAAGCAAGGCTTGAAGGTGACCGTGGTGGAAGAGCGGGCCATGATCGGCGGCGCCACCAAGACCGAGTATCCATTTGCACGCGTGCCGAAGCTGGGCACATCAACCGCGTCGTACTTGCTGGGGGTGATGCAGCCGGAAATCATTGCACGCACCGGCGCCAACATTCCGGTGCTGCGACGCGACCCGCACTACTTCCTGCCCACGCTTGATGGCCGCTACCTGCTCTTCGGCTCCGACCAGGCCGCCATGAAGCAGCAATTCCTGAGCATGTTCTCGCTGCGAGATTGGCAAGCCAATCAGGCGCTGGCCGAGGAAGTTGGAAAGCTGCGCGACGACCTGGCGCCAAGCTGGCTTGAAGAGCCGGTGTCGGTGGAGGCGACTGCGGACATCTACATCCGTCCGGAGCTGCGCGAGGTGTTCGTGAAGCTGGTCACCGGCACGGTGGAGGATTACCTGCATCGATTCGGCTTTCAGAGCGAACTGCTGTTGGCCATGTATGCGGTGACCGACGGATTCAGCGGCTTGAGCGGCTCGTTCGGCACGCCGGGCACGGGCATGAACTTCCTGGTTCACAACATGTGCCGACTGCCCAAGGCCGATGGAACCTGGATGGTGGCCAAGGGCGGCATGGGCACGGTGGCCAATGCTTTCGCCGATGTCGCCAAGAAACATGGCGCCACAATTCTGACCAGCGCGCCGGTGGCGAGGATTGTCATGACCGGGGAGAGGGCGACTGGCGTGACCCTTGTCGATGGGCGGGAGATCACAGCCCGCGCGGTGCTGGTCAACGCGGACCCGTTCCGGCTGCGCGAGATGGTGGGGCGAGCCGCGTTGCCGGAGAAGCTCAACGCCCGCATGGATGACTTCATCCGCACCGGCACCACCATGAAGATCAATATGGCGCTCAAGGGCCTGCCCAAGTTCAAGTGCCTGCCGGAGGATCGCGGCCAGCACAACGGCACCATGCACCTGCTGCCGCAGGGCAAGCACCCGATCGCGGACATCAAGGCCGGCTTCGAGAAGGTGATGCGCGGCGAGCTGGCGGAGTTCCCCACGATCGAGTGGTACATCCACACGCAGGTCGACCCGTCGCTGCAGGATGCGGCTGGCCACCACAATTCGGCGTTCTTCATTCAGTGGGTGCCCTATGAGATCAAGGGATCGACTTGGGAGGCTGAGGAGAACCGCTATGTCAACCACATTTTCAGCATCGCCGAGCAGTTCTGCCCGGGTTTTTCGGATTCAGTGCTGGACACCTATGTGCTGACGCCCAAGCGCATCGAGAGGGACATCGGCATTCGCTACGGGCACATTCACCATGTGGACAATACTTACGGCTTCGACCAGCGCATGCCCTACGCCACTGGTGTCGATGGCTTGTATTCGTGCAGCGCGGGGTGCCATCCGGCGGGGTCGGTCATCGGCGCGGCGGGGCACAATGCGGCGGTGCGCGTGGCGAAGGAATTGGGAGTGAGGGCGAAGTGA